One segment of Setaria viridis chromosome 4, Setaria_viridis_v4.0, whole genome shotgun sequence DNA contains the following:
- the LOC117852210 gene encoding probable cellulose synthase A catalytic subunit 1 [UDP-forming]: protein MAANKGMVAGSHNRNEFVTIHHDVDAPAATKPAKSVNGQVCQICGDTVGVSATGDVFVACNECAFPVCRPCYEYERKEGNQCCPQCKTRYKRQKGSPRVHGDEEEEDVDDLDNEFNYKQGNGKGPEWQLHGQGDDADLSSSARHEPHHRIPRLTSGQQISGEIPDASPDRHSIRSPTSSYVDPSVPVPVRIVDPSKDLNSYGLNSVDWKERVESWRVKQDKNMMQVTNKYPEARGDMEGTGSNGEDMQMVDDARLPLSRIVPISSNQLNLYRIVIILRLIILCFFFQYRVTHPVRDAYGLWLVSVICEVWFALSWLLDQFPKWHPINRETYLDRLALRYDREGEPSQLAPIDVFVSTVDPLKEPPLITANTVLSILAVDYPVDKVSCYVSDDGSAMLTFESLSETAEFARKWVPFCKKHNIEPRAPEFYFAQKIDYLKDKIQPSFVKERRAMKREYEEFKVRINALVAKAQKVPEEGWTMADGTAWPGNNTRDHPGMIQVFLGHSGGLDTDGNELPRLVYVSREKRPGFQHHKKAGAMNALIRVSAVLTNGAYLLNVDCDHYFNSSKALREAMCFMMDPALGRKTCYVQFPQRFDGIDLHDRYANRNIVFFDINMKGLDGIQGPVYVGTGCCFNRQALYGYDPVLTEEDLEPNIVVKSCCGRRKNKNKSYMDSQSRIMKRTESSAPIFNMEDIEEGIEGYEDERSVLMSQRKLEKRFGQSPIFIASTFMTQGGIPPSTNPASLLKEAIHVISCGYEDKTEWGKEIGWIYGSVTEDILTGFKMHARGWQSIYCMPPRPCFKGSAPINLSDRLNQVLRWALGSVEILLSRHCPIWYGYSGRLKLLERLAYINTIVYPITSIPLIAYCVLPAICLLTNKFIIPEISNYAGMFFILLFASIFATGILELRWSGVGIEDWWRNEQFWVIGGTSAHLFAVFQGLLKVLAGIDTNFTVTSKASDEDGDFAELYVFKWTSLLIPPTTVLVINLVGMVAGISYAINSGYQSWGPLFGKLFFSIWVILHLYPFLKGLMGRQNRTPTIVIVWSILLASIFSLLWVKIDPFISPTQKAVALGQCGVNC from the exons atggcggcgaatAAGGGGATGGTGGCGGGCTCGCACAACCGCAACGAGTTCGTCACGATCCACCACGACGTCGACGCGCCCGCAGCG ACTAAGCCCGCGAAGAGTGTGAATGGGCAAGTATGCCAAATTTGTGGTGACACTGTTGGTGTTTCAGCCACCGGCGATGTCTTTGTTGCCTGCAACGAGTGTGCCTTCCCTGTTTGCCGCCCTTGCTATGAGTATGAGCGCAAGGAGGGTAACCAGTGCTGCCCTCAGTGCAAGACTAGGTACAAGAGACAGAAAG GTAGCCCTAGGGTTCacggtgatgaggaggaggaagatgttGATGACCTGGACAATGAATTCAACTATAAGCAAGGCAATGGGAAAGGCCCAGAGTGGCAGCTGCATGGTCAAGGAGATGATGCTGATCTGTCTTCATCTGCTCGCCATGAGCCGCATCACCGGATTCCCCGTCTGACAAGTGGGCAGCAG ATATCTGGAGAGATCCCTGATGCTTCCCCTGATCGTCATTCTATCCGCAGTCCAACATCTAGCTATGTTGATCCAAGCGTCCCAG TTCCTGTGAGGATTGTGGACCCCTCAAAGGACTTGAATTCCTATGGGCTTAACAGTGTTGACTGGAAGGAAAGAGTTGAGAGCTGGAGGGTTAAACAGGACAAAAATATGATGCAAGTGACTAATAAATACCCAGAGGCAAGAGGAGACATGGAGGGAACTGGCTCGAATGGTGAAGATATGCAAAT GGTTGATGATGCACGGCTACCTCTGAGCCGTATTGTGCCAATATCCTCAAACCAGCTCAACCTTTACCGGATAGTGATCATTCTCCGTCTTATCATCCTGTGCTTCTTCTTCCAGTATCGTGTCACTCATCCAGTGCGTGATGCTTATGGATTGTGGCTAGTATCTGTTATCTGCGAGGTTTGGTTTGCCTTGTCTTGGCTTCTTGATCAGTTCCCAAAATGGCATCCAATCAACCGTGAGACATACCTTGACAGGCTTGCATTGAG GTATGACAGAGAGGGAGAGCCATCACAGCTGGCTCCCATTGATGTCTTTGTCAGTACAGTGGATCCACTGAAGGAACCTCCATTGATCACAGCCAATACTGTTTTGTCCATTCTTGCTGTGGATTATCCTGTTGACAAAGTGTCATGCTATGTTTCTGATGATGGTTCAGCTATGTTGACTTTTGAGTCTCTCTCAGAAACTGCAGAATTTGCTAGAAAGTGGGTTCCCTTCTGCAAAAAGCACAACATTGAACCAAGAGCTCCAGAATTTTACTTTGCTCAAAAAATAGATTACCTAAAGGACAAAATCCAACCTTCATTTGTTAAGGAAAGGCGAGCAATGAAG AGAGAGTACGAAGAATTCAAAGTAAGAATCAATGCCCTTGTTGCCAAAGCACAGAAAGTGCCTGAAGAGGGTTGGACCATGGCTGATGGAACTGCTTGGCCTGGGAATAATACAAGGGATCATCCTGGCATGATTCAG GTGTTCTTGGGGCACAGTGGTGGGCTTGACACTGATGGAAATGAGTTACCCCGCCTTGTCTATGTATCTCGTGAAAAGAGGCCAGGATTCCAGCATCACAAGAAGGCTGGTGCAATGAATGCACTG ATTCGTGTATCTGCTGTGCTTACAAATGGTGCCTATCTTCTTAACGTGGATTGTGACCACTATTTCAACAGCAGCAAAGCTCTTAGAGAAGCAATGTGCTTCATGATGGATCCTGCACTAGGAAGGAAAACTTGTTATGTACAGTTTCCACAAAGATTCGATGGCATTGACTTGCACGATCGATACGCTAATCGCAACATAGTTTTCTTTGAT ATCAACATGAAAGGTCTAGATGGCATCCAGGGTCCAGTTTATGTGGGAACAGGGTGTTGTTTCAATAGGCAGGCTTTGTATGGCTATGACCCTGTATTGACTGAAGAAGATCTGGAACCTAACATTGTTGTTAAGAGCTGCTGTGGTAGAAGGAAGAATAAGAACAAGAGTTATATGGATAGCCAAAGCCGTATTATGAAGAGAACAGAATCTTCAGCTCCCATCTTCAACATGGAAGACATTGAAGAGGGAATTGAAG GTTATGAGGATGAAAGGTCAGTGCTTATGTCCCAGAGGAAATTGGAGAAACGCTTTGGTCAGTCTCCAATTTTCATTGCATCCACCTTTATGACTCAAGGTGGCATACCACCTTCAACAAACCCAGCTTCTCTACTAAAGGAAGCTATCCATGTCATCAGCTGTGGGTACGAGGACAAAACTGAATGGGGAAAAGAG ATTGGCTGGATCTATGGTTCAGTTACGGAGGATATTCTTACTGGGTTTAAAATGCACGCAAGAGGCTGGCAGTCAATCTACTGCATGCCACCACGTCCTTGTTTCAAGGGTTCTGCACCAATCAATCTTTCCGATCGTCTAAATCAGGTGCTCCGTTGGGCTCTTGGTTCAGTTGAAATTCTGCTTAGCAGACATTGTCCTATCTGGTATGGGTACAGCGGGCGGTTGAAGCTTCTGGAGAGGCTGGCTTACATCAACACCATTGTTTATCCAATCACATCCATTCCACTTATCGCCTATTGCGTGCTTCCTGCTATCTGTCTCCTTACTAATAAATTTATCATTCCTGAG ATTAGTAATTATGCTGGGATGTTCTTCATTCTTCTTTTCGCCTCCATTTTTGCTACTGGTATATTGGAGCTCAGATGGAGTGGTGTTGGCATTGAAGATTGGTGGAGAAATGAGCAGTTTTGGGTTATTGGTGGTACCTCTGCCCATCTCTTCGCCGTGTTCCAGGGTCTGCTGAAAGTGTTGGCTGGGATTGATACCAACTTCACAGTTACCTCAAAGGCATCTGATGAGGATGGCGACTTTGCTGAGCTATATGTGTTCAAGTGGACCAGTTTGCTCATCCCTCCAACCACTGTGCTTGTCATTAACCTGGTTGGGATGGTGGCAGGAATTTCGTATGCCATTAACAGTGGCTACCAGTCCTGGGGTCCGCTTTTTGGAAAGCTGTTCTTCTCAATCTGGGTGATCCTCCATCTCTACCCCTTCCTCAAGGGTCTCATGGGCAGGCAGAACCGCACGCCAACCATTGTCATTGTCTGGTCCATCCTCCTGGCGTCTATCTTCTCCCTGTTGTGGGTGAAgatcgacccttttatctcccCGACGCAGAAAGCCGTTGCTTTGGGGCAATGTGGGGTGAACTGCTGA
- the LOC140222515 gene encoding uncharacterized protein, which translates to MASSSAAPTSRGEGSFNLMACLKEIPILKGNNYTEWRKKIEFSFVCGEVDWVLTTPQPQAPQKPVRADGDDDAAWQQKERDYAPLELAYTLENKQWTTANKKCMALVKNTIEPAILGSIAECDSVSEYLDKIRNQFTGSSKIYATQLFKQLATERYNGGGTGIRDHIMRMYNLAAQLKPMDLELKPGHIMHLVFASLPKEFDTFVVNYNMQPEQWDIEKMIAMCVQEEDRLRSSHGGLLHYVKDNRKKIANPSFKARGKAPMQQNHQKPLTVDKDQCLHCKKKGHFKKDCPDWLKSIMAKRGIPFDEDYAKKRKMR; encoded by the exons atggccagcagctctgctgctcccacctctaggggtgaag gatcattcaacttaatggcgtgtctcaaagagatacccattctgaaaggcaacaactatacagaatggaggaagaagattgagttctccttcgtttgtggagaagttgactgggtgctgaccaCACCGCAGCCACAAGCTCCGCAGAAGCCAGTAAgggctgatggtgatgatgatgctgcatggcagcaaaaggagagggactatgctccactggagttggcatacacccttgaaaataaacagtggaccactgccaacaagaaatgtatggctttggtaaagaatacgattgagcctgccattttgggctcgatcgcagagtgtgactccgtttcagagtacctcgacaagataaggaatcagttcactggttcctcaaagatatatgctacccagctgttcaagcagctggcaACAGAGAGGTATAATGGcggagggactggcataagagatcacatcatgaggatgtataacttggcagcacagctgaagcctatggatcttgagctcaaacctgggcacattatgcatttggtttttgcttctctgcctaaagagtttgacacttttgttgtcaactataacatgcagccagaacagtgggacatagagaaaatgatagccatgtgcgtgcaggaagaggacagactTAGATCCTCACATGGTGGCTTattgcactatgtgaaggataacaggaaaaagattgctaacccctctttcaaggcacgtggaaaagctcctatgcagcagaatcaccaaaagcctctcacagtagacaaagatcaatgtctacactgcaagaaaaaggggcacttcaagaaagactgccccgactggttaaagtccataatggcaaaaagag ggattccattcgacgaggactacgcaaagaagcgaaagatgcgttga
- the LOC117853643 gene encoding G-type lectin S-receptor-like serine/threonine-protein kinase LECRK2 yields the protein MAASLRFVLLPSVPSFPTLVLVLMLSSQAGFLPSALARTNLTAGDTLTPPHYITSPSGGFAFGFRSLDDDDPSKFLLATWFRFSDGNSSQPQPQSVVWFAKVPPEGPTPNTTARSVLSITTDGQLTLADGSKVLWKAPTTSMERGSVLTLTDSGNVQFLSDGDKVLWESFGYPTDTLLPGQSLKGVLFSKRADAEFTTGRFSLAAQNDGNVVLCVDLFTGDISGNAYWGTRTNGPNGNTTITFDDQGRLSYTLYDGTVNSLISPPTSSIASNNYFQFARMDPDGIVRTYVRPKNGGENTSWTVSGKLPSEGGCKLKNGRMQGMCGPGSYSVETKERLNCLCPSGYTYIDAQHSDSGCTPAFEPQSCNGDSGDNSSDEFSLVELLNTTWEISIYYKKFPAVTEEQCREYCLNDCFCTAALMINGSDCEQLGALAYGRQGNDVTTNALIKVPKGNTSHAERQSARTRILLRPYKIITICLAFLSVITVGGLVAQYYLTRRRDSQQQLSSSVRAFSWKELYQATNGFEKLLRKGSFGEVYKGMIRLPQPHLIAVKKLINSNDYSEQEFTNEVQSIGQIHHRNLVRMIGYCKEGKHRMLVFEFMPGGSLRGFLFNPEKRPPWQWRAEAALAIARGLEYLHDGCNATIIHCDIKPDNILLDDRGVPRITDFGISKLLGSEKVHTTVTHVRGTRGYIAPEWLRGDARVDTKADVYSFGVMLLEMICCRRCQEPVVPDLPQDGDDDETVTLFGWAAQLVGARRMELMLHGDYVDAVEDMERVEQFARVALWCIEPNPLLRPTMHQVVQMLETRDRAQVQALPDPPNCYMEWSPSIPQLKIEESETDKDQTSP from the coding sequence ATGGCAGCGTCGCTCCGCTTTGTTCTCCTCCCCAGCGTTCCCTCATTTCCCACGCTAGTGCTGGTGCTAATGCTGTCATCACAAGCTGGTTTCCTGCCGTCGGCACTGGCGCGCACCAACCTGACCGCAGGAGATACCCTGACGCCGCCGCACTACATCACCAGCCCGTCCGGCGGCTTCGCCTTCGGCTTCCGGtccctcgacgacgacgaccctaGCAAGTTCCTCCTCGCCACATGGTTCCGCTTCAGCGATGGCAACTCCTCCCAGCCACAGCCACAGTCTGTGGTGTGGTTCGCGAAAGTGCCTCCCGAGGGCCCCACGCCGAACACCACAGCGCGGTCCGTCCTCAGCATCACGACTGACGGCCAGCTCACGCTCGCCGACGGCAGCAAAGTGCTGTGGAAGGCCCCGACTACCAGCATGGAGCGTGGGTCCGTCCTTACGCTAACCGACTCCGGCAACGTCCAGTTCCTCAGCGATGGGGACAAGGTGCTCTGGGAGAGCTTTGGGTACCCGACGGACACGCTCCTGCCTGGCCAGTCTTTGAAGGGGGTTCTCTTCTCCAAGCGCGCGGACGCGGAGTTCACCACCGGCCGGTTCAGCCTGGCAGCCCAGAACGACGGCAACGTCgtcctctgcgtcgacctcttCACCGGTGACATATCGGGAAACGCCTACTGGGGTACGCGCACCAACGGCCCCAATGGCAACACGACGATCACCTTCGACGACCAAGGCCGTCTCAGCTACACACTCTACGACGGCACAGTCAACAGCTTGATTTCGCCACCGACGAGCTCCATCGCCAGCAACAACTACTTCCAGTTCGCCAGGATGGATCCCGATGGCATCGTCCGTACCTACGTCCGCCCTAAAAACGGCGGCGAGAACACGTCTTGGACGGTGTCGGGCAAGCTCCCCAGTGAAGGGGGATGCAAACTGAAGAATGGCAGGATGCAAGGCATGTGCGGCCCGGGGTCTTACTCTGTGGAGACCAAAGAACGGCTCAATTGCCTGTGCCCGAGTGGGTACACTTACATCGACGCGCAGCACAGCGACAGCGGCTGCACGCCGGCGTTCGAGCCGCAGAGCTGCAATGGGGACTCCGGGGATAACAGCTCCGACGAGTTCTCACTGGTCGAGCTGTTGAACACCACCTGGGAGATCTCGATATACTATAAGAAGTTCCCAGCGGTCACGGAGGAGCAGTGTCGCGAGTACTGCCTCAACGACTGCTTCTGCACGGCTGCGCTGATGATCAATGGATCTGATTGCGAGCAGCTCGGCGCGCTCGCGTATGGACGGCAGGGAAACGACGTCACGACGAACGCGCTGATCAAGGTGCCGAAGGGGAATACTTCTCACGCGGAGAGGCAATCAGCAAGGACGAGAATACTACTACGTCCGTACAAGATCATCACCATCTGCTTGGCCTTTCTTTCAGTGATCACCGTGGGCGGCCTTGTGGCACAATATTACCTCACCAGGAGGAGAGATAGCCAGCAGCAGTTGAGCTCGAGCGTGAGAGCGTTCAGCTGGAAGGAGCTTTACCAAGCCACCAATGGCTTTGAGAAATTGCTGAGGAAAGGAAGCTTCGGGGAGGTCTACAAAGGCATGATAAGATTACCACAGCCGCATCTCATCGCCGTGAAGAAACTCATCAACTCGAACGACTATAGCGAGCAGGAGTTCACCAACGAGGTGCAGTCCATCGGGCAGATCCACCACAGGAACCTCGTCCGCATGATCGGCTACTGCAAGGAAGGCAAGCACCGGATGCTGGTTTTCGAGTTCATGCCAGGCGGGTCTCTCCGTGGCTTCCTCTTCAACCCCGAGAAGCGACCTCCATGGCAGTGGCGCGCCGAGGCTGCGCTCGCCATTGCCCGAGGGCTTGAGTACCTCCATGATGGCTGCAATGCTACGATCATCCATTGCGACATCAAGCCCGACAACATCTTGCTCGACGACCGTGGCGTCCCAAGGATCACTGACTTCGGGATCTCCAAGCTGCTCGGGAGCGAGAAGGTGCACACCACGGTGACCCATGTCAGGGGCACAAGAGGGTATATCGCTCCTGAGTGGCTCCGCGGCGATGCGCGCGTGGACACTAAGgccgacgtgtacagcttcggcgtgaTGTTGCTGGAAATGATCTGCTGCCGGAGGTGCCAAGAACCGGTGGTGCCCGACCTGCCGCAggacggggacgacgacgagacgGTCACGCTTTTCGGTTGGGCAGCGCAGCTGGTCGGTGCGAGGAGGATGGAGCTGATGCTGCACGGGGACTACGTCGACGCCGTGGAGGACATGGAAAGAGTGGAGCAGTTCGCGCGTGTGGCGCTTTGGTGCATCGAACCGAACCCGCTGCTGCGGCCAACCATGCACCAGGTGGTGCAGATGCTGGAGACCCGAGATCGAGCTCAGGTTCAGGCGCTGCCGGACCCTCCCAACTGTTACATGGAATGGTCGCCTTCGATTCCTCAGCTAAAGATTGAAGAGAGTGAGACGGACAAGGATCAGACTTCTCCTTGA